ATCTTGGGAAAGCTATGGAGATTGCATCCAGATTTGTGAAGGAGCGGGTGAAGGATAGGCAGGTTGGGGGAGAGAATATCAGGAAGGACTTCTTGGATGTGTTGCTTGAGTTTGAAGGCAACGGAAAAGATGAGCCTGCGAAAATTTCTGACCGGGACCTAAATATCTTCATCTTGGTAAGcgacaatattaatattaaaccCTACCCTCTAATTCGACCATCGTTAATTTGCAGGAAACAGTAGTAACTATTGTCGATCGCTAAACAACGATAATTCTGCAGGAAATATTTTTGGCTGGTTCAGAAACAACAAGCGGCACTATTGAATGGGCACTGACTGAGCTCCTATGCAACCCCGAGTCGATGATAAAGGTCAAAGCTGAGCTCGCACGTGTAGTCGGACCAAACCGAGATGTTGAAGAGAGTGACATTGACAGTCTCTCATATTTACAGGCTATAGTTAAGGAAACACTACGATTGCATCCTCCAATTCCATTCCTGGTTCCACGAAGGGCAATGCGAGATACCAATTTTATGGGGTTTTACATTCCCTATAACACCAAAGTTCTTGTGAATGCCTGGGCAATTGGAAGAGATCCAGATGCGTGGGATGATCCTTCGTCTTTCAAGCCCGAGAGGTTTTCGGGCACAGACTGTGATTACAAGGGGCAACATTATGAGCTAATCCCATTTGGAGCTGGAAGGAGAATGTGTGCTGGCGTCCCTTTGGCTCATAGAGTGCTTAATCTCGTTTTGGGCTCATTGCTTCACAAATTTGATTGGGAATTTGATGGCAACGTGACTCGAGAGACGATGGACACCAGGGACAAGCTGGGCATTGTCATGCGGAAGTATGAATCATTACTGGCAGTGCCTAAAAAATGTGTCGCCTAGACTGGGAAGATCACTGATAGCCATGTTCTTGAGAACTCAACTTTCTTGAAACATGATATGTAGTCATTTGATGGaagtttaggaatatgaaaatttcatcatttcatttaatttatattttaacactccCCTTACATGTCGAACAAACTCTCTAAATAAGTAGACCAACACAttagatattaaataaatggtgGTGAAGAATAGAGTTTGGATTTGAGTTGATGATATATAAGAGCTAGGTAGATTTAGTAAGTTAATCTATATTCTAACATTTATAACCTCAAACATAACCTCTGTCGCCCCTTGTTTAAATTTAATCAGTTATTCATGGTGCGTTTGTGTCGTGACGTTCTCTACATCTCATGCATTGATAGCAAAAACCAAGTGGAATCTCACCGGCCAGTTTCCTACTTCCTTTGGTTTTCTTCGCAACAAAGAACTTCCAGTTACCGTCTTTTCCTCTATCTTCTCAGCAAACATATATATGAAACAAAAGCTCAACTCTGATCAGATCTAAAACACAGAAACTGAGTGATCTCCAAGTCGGGCAGCTCCTAAAGGCAGGAAATTAAGATAATGAAGAAGGCAGATCGAGCTGACAATATAAACATCTCTGGTATATATGGTTCTTTGGAGTTTGAACTGATAACAAACAATGGCGTTGATCTTAGAATCAACACAAAAGATCCATGCAGAGTTGAACCTCATTCCAGAGAAGGTGAGAAATGCTACCGAAGAGCTTAATGAAATTGTTAAACCAAACAGTGATTATAGACACGGTGACATACATGATGAGCTGCCATATTAGCAGGTAGTGGTGaaaaaagttagtttttttaaatcttttttctatttttgattcGTAAGACATACGTCCAACACATCTTTGGCCCCACCGCCTCACCCTCCATCTGTTACTGTAGGAGGAAAAAAGCCATTTGGCAAAGAATCCACACAGTTGCATCCTGCTCTTCCATTAATGCTGCTTCCACAGAAAGCATCACACGACTCCAACTTCATTGGAAATTCAATACCCAGAAACACCCTAGTTCATGTAGACATCACCATTTGGAAAGGGTCAGGATCAGACCTGGGAGCTTTAAGGCAGCACTTTGAGTTGATCTTTGGCTTCAAAAGCTGAACTTGTGTCCACTAACCACATGTCATGCAATGAAAGCTGCGCAGCCACATcaaaattaaagtgaagcaagGCAACAAACTAAATGATGTACAGTAAAAAGAGAGGGTGGTGATGTGAGACCACGAAAAGAAATAAGCACAACAGTACTTTTGAGTAACCATGCAGTAGAAAGCTCTCCTACTATTCAAAATTAAAGTGTAGATCAAAGACATTCAaaatgttaaaagttaaatatcCGTTGCTGTGTAGCCACATCAAAATTAAAGTGAAGAGAGGCAACACTCAATATGCAAAGGAagtaagaaaaagagagaggaatgTGATGGATACAAGGCagagaaataaattaaacagtACTTTTGAGTTACCATGCAGTAGAAAGCTCTCCTACTGTTCAACAGATGTTACGTAGACATTCCAAGCATTAAAAGAGTGATTTACTATGCATTCCATGAGACCACGTGGGCTTCTTGTTACAATACAAACTATACTTTACATGGAAGTGAAATTCATCCACCATATCAGTAAGTAAATGAATCtatagaacaactcaattagcaAAGCCAGCTCCaacaaacagaaaacaaaaaaattaaaatggaagcTGAGAATGAGACCTCAACATGGAAGAAATGCCCCgtctttttatgaaaaaataaaaagtaatctcCTGAAAGTCTTGTCTATTACCCCATTCCATATGAACGGGACATGTCTCTAGATTGATCATGTACATTTTATGACACCTACAAGAAATCTCTGTAGTTATTAAACATCGTAAGCAGTGTCATCCCTTATGAACGTATAATCATAACAAGGTCTACTGCCAGCAGGCTCCTGCATATGTTTCCTCTGATGTTCTATGCCAATCCTACATATATAGTTCAGACCCACAAGAAGCTCGGTAATTGCAGCTTCAGTTTTCGCTTGATTTGCAAAGTGAAGTGTTTGGACCAGTAGCACATTTGTTCTAGAAAAGCCATGATGCTTCTCAAAATTCCGCTCAGAATGCCACCTTGTCATGTTATGAGCAAGTGGAACCAGCCAATCAAATATATGCCCAAGCGCGAGACTCCACTCTGCTGCAAGGGCAGCATTGTGCTCAGATGAAGTCGTGGTTTTGACATACGATTTTAGCCTAGCCCTCAGAGCACTTCTTATGGTTGAGGGTAACCTGTTGTACAGGTCATCTCTTGTGTCAAGGTCCATTAAGTGAGGTGCCGAAGCTAGTCTCTCAATCAATATAATCACGTTGGCATAATGAAGAGCTAAAGCAGCACTGCCAAGAGTAGATGGAGGTGCAGTCCATGACCTACACTTAGAGTTGAAGAAGGACAATTTAGAATAGACCCTGTTGCTGCGAGAAAAAGATTTCATGTTGGTTTTACTGTcttcatcaatatttttcagcCGAACACTACTCAACCTCATAGAACCACCACCAGTTGGCTTGGAGCTCGGTACAACGGGAGATTCACTTCCACCAGGCATGCACCCTTTGAAAGGTCCGGCATGAGCAAACGGATTGGTTCCCAAATTCGGGTGGTTTCCATATATTGTTGATGGCCGAGGACGATCCTGTTGCTGCTTTTCCTTTCTACTGCTCTTGTCAGCATTTCCTGGCTTTGAAATTGACCTTTCAATACGACCTGAATAGAACCCACCGAGATTATTCTCAGATGGATAAATGGAAGAGTACATAATAGCAGAGAAGGAATGGCTGCGAGGAAAACACTCAATATTCATAAGCTGAGAATCGACATTTGCCTCTACAGAAGGCACTTGATATGTTCCAAGTACATGTTTTATCCTCTCCAGTATCGTAAAAAGTGAACGCATCAGAAGCCGGACAATGTAATCATAAGTTCTATTCCATGGAGACATCTCTCTCAGATTTCTCACTTCGTGACGCTGACGGATTACCTTCTGCTGAAAATCAAGCGCCTTTACCCGATTTAACTCAGCATTCTGCATTCTCCTAAGAGTTTGTTCAAGCTCCACCAGTACTTCCAGTTCTTGTGACAATTGTGTCATAGAGGCAATGaatttctccatcttcttcacTTTTCTCTCCATCTTCTTCCATTTGTATTCCCAACCAGCCCATTGAAATCCATTCTGAATAGGGTCATTAACAAATTGCTCAAAACGGTGATACATGGGATCTCTGCACCTCTTCCCAAGCCTGGCCACAGACCTTGCcacaaatacaaaattctcaactGTCTCATTCAAGGCAAGTTCCATCAagtaatcatcatcatcagaaacGAGCTTCTTAAGCCCAATTGAGTTCCAAACCTCTTCCCTCAACCTATGAAGCTCCTTATCACCCAAACTTTGCCACAAATTAACCACCTTTAGCATCAAGCTAGCAACTTCAAACGCTAAAATTTCGATCACCCCCTTGTCATTGTCTGATCCACCCTT
This genomic interval from Juglans regia cultivar Chandler chromosome 3, Walnut 2.0, whole genome shotgun sequence contains the following:
- the LOC108984772 gene encoding cytochrome P450 76A2-like, whose amino-acid sequence is MEWPLNFAVCLFIIFLSPAILLLLHRRKSILKRLPPGPPGWPIFGNMFDLGAMPHRTLAGLRHKYGDVIWLRMGATKTMAILSAKAATEFFKHHDLSFAERTVTETMRAHNYNQGSLALAPYGPYWRVLRRLVTVDMVVNKRINETAPMRRKCVDDLLLWIEEETRKLEAPRGLHVARFVFLMTFNLLGNLMLSRDLCDPQSKEGSEFFAAVMKLMEWSGHPNMADYFPWLRRLDPQGLRRNMERDLGKAMEIASRFVKERVKDRQVGGENIRKDFLDVLLEFEGNGKDEPAKISDRDLNIFILEIFLAGSETTSGTIEWALTELLCNPESMIKVKAELARVVGPNRDVEESDIDSLSYLQAIVKETLRLHPPIPFLVPRRAMRDTNFMGFYIPYNTKVLVNAWAIGRDPDAWDDPSSFKPERFSGTDCDYKGQHYELIPFGAGRRMCAGVPLAHRVLNLVLGSLLHKFDWEFDGNVTRETMDTRDKLGIVMRKYESLLAVPKKCVA
- the LOC108984793 gene encoding protein PSK SIMULATOR 1-like, coding for MGGESVTESWFGSLRWISRKGGSDNDKGVIEILAFEVASLMLKVVNLWQSLGDKELHRLREEVWNSIGLKKLVSDDDDYLMELALNETVENFVFVARSVARLGKRCRDPMYHRFEQFVNDPIQNGFQWAGWEYKWKKMERKVKKMEKFIASMTQLSQELEVLVELEQTLRRMQNAELNRVKALDFQQKVIRQRHEVRNLREMSPWNRTYDYIVRLLMRSLFTILERIKHVLGTYQVPSVEANVDSQLMNIECFPRSHSFSAIMYSSIYPSENNLGGFYSGRIERSISKPGNADKSSRKEKQQQDRPRPSTIYGNHPNLGTNPFAHAGPFKGCMPGGSESPVVPSSKPTGGGSMRLSSVRLKNIDEDSKTNMKSFSRSNRVYSKLSFFNSKCRSWTAPPSTLGSAALALHYANVIILIERLASAPHLMDLDTRDDLYNRLPSTIRSALRARLKSYVKTTTSSEHNAALAAEWSLALGHIFDWLVPLAHNMTRWHSERNFEKHHGFSRTNVLLVQTLHFANQAKTEAAITELLVGLNYICRIGIEHQRKHMQEPAGSRPCYDYTFIRDDTAYDV